A stretch of DNA from Planctomycetia bacterium:
CGACATTCGAGTTTGCCAAGTCGACGAAAATCGACGAAGCGAATCATAGAATCACGATCCACGTCGATCCGGAAAAGGTTCTCCGAATGGCTGAACTTCGTAAGGATGCCGAAGCGATCGAGGCTTATAAAATGACGTTACGGCACGGTAGTAGACACATCGATCAGGATTTTGAGGATCTGCGGCGGATACACGGCGACCGGCATGTCGCGATCATCAACGTCGCCAATCGGATTGCAGGGTTTGGAGCCAAGCCGAACGCGGTCTTCCTGTGGTTAAGAAAACGAGTACCGATTCTTTACTCCAGCTCACTGGGTCGGCAAGGCGAACAATTCGTAGTTAAAGTCGACGACTTCAAGACTTTCACAGCTTCGATCGATTTCGGGAGGATCGTGAGTGTCGACGAATCGTCTTCCACGATCACGATCGATCTCGCTACGAAAAAAGTAAATCCTATCGATGTGAATGGAGTCACCAAAACCGATCGTTATGAGGCCATCAACGGAGATGACTCACTTTTCTGGGATCATTGTCGGCTAAGCAAAAAACACGGAGAGACGCAGGTCGCTATTGTGAAGGTCGGGGGAATGCCCACGGACGACGTCGCTCGAACCGCCGTTCGCGAGGCGCTTCGCGATGGAAGAGAGGCGTTTAGGGTGTATGTCCTTGACAACAACGCGGAAATGTTTCTGGTAGCGCCGATAGAGCAATTCGATCGTTACGTGGAAGGGATTTATTTTTCCGAAAGTATAAGTAAATCTGGATCTCATGTTGATATCAGCTTAAGTCCGGCAAGTGTGGAGCGGCTGTTGCTTAAAAAATCAAAATAGTTTCCGGTCGAGCCGGACGACCGCTTACGAAGCGGCCGCAGCAGGCGAACCTTTCGGAACGAGCACTGCGTGGTAACGGGTGAGGCTTGGTGGGAACTCCGTTCCTTCGAGCGGTTCCAGCGTGTATCCGAGCGGGACGATCTGTTCGCGGCAATACGCTAGGAATGCGTCGCCGATCCAATGCACTTCGCACATCACGATCGGGCGAAACTCGCGGAGCGTTTCTTGCATCCCTTTCAGCACCTCGATCTCCGCTCCTTCCACGTCGATCATCACGAGCGTCGGGCCGCGCGGTCGGCGCGTGCGTACGAAGTCGTCGATCGTCGTGACGGCGACTTCGATGCCGTCGCGGTTCGGATCCTTCGGCGTGGTCGTGCTGTGGCCGGTCACCGCGGCTAAGTAGAGCCGCGTGCGCCCGGTCGTCGACGCGACGGCGGTCTCGACCGTCTCGACGTTGGCAAAGCCGTTCAGGCCGGCGTTCTTCTTCACTTGAGCTACGCACGCCGGGTTCGGCTCGAACGCAACCACATGCCCTTTCGGCCCGACCAGCCGGGCTCCGAGCGTGGTGTAGAACCCGATGTTGGCGCCGATCTCGTAGAAGACTCCGCCGGGGAGCAGATACCGGCCAAGCGCGTCTTGTTCGTGAGGTTCCGACGTTCCCAGCAGGTAGCCCGCATTCCCACCGCGCGCATCGAAGCGCAGGCCGGCGCCGATGCCGTGTTTGATCACCCCTTCCTTCGCCAGCAACCGCTGATTGGCCCAACCGAGCCACGGGCCGACGAGGGGAAGTCGATATTGCAGCGCCGCGATCCAGCGCAGAACCCCGATCGGCAACCAACGTAGCAACCACATCGAATTTACCTCTCCCGCGAACCGTTCGTCGCCCAGCAGAAGCCCACCGGCCAGACGCTTTTCATCCCGTTACCCATCATACTACGAAGGCCTCGCATCCGACGGCAAGTATTTGCGCCAAAGTAGCAGGCACGTTCCACGTGCCGTCAGCCACGTGCGCCGTTCGAGCTAATTGCAAGATCGCGACGCACGCAACCTCCGTTCACACACAGCTTCCGTTCAATAGCCCCGGATGCATATCCGGGGCCGCACCGCACGATCGTTCCGTATCAGCTGTGGCGAACGGCACGTGGAACGTGCCTGCTACTTTGTAGACAAACGTGTGTATGATAAACACCGTTCGCGCACCCCTGGGGAAACAGCGAGGCTCGCCGATGCGCAATTTTCTGATCGCGTCCGCTCTCGTCATCTTGCTGCTGTTGGCTTATGTGAGAAACATCATTCTCTCATGCGGCCATCCGTACTATGCCCAAACGGAGATCAGCCAACTCCATTCCGCGATGCGAGGTTATCAAGAGAGATACGGTGAGTTCCCCCCTTGCCTCGCCGACGCGAGCCTCGTCGCGCGACAAGAACGGTTTATGAAGCACTTAGCAACCGCTTTTCCCGGGAGCGCGTATGGGAAAACGGTGCAAGACTACCAACGCTTGCGCGAGCGACTGCTCTCGACTCCTGCGCCTGACGAGCAAGCGTACCTTTTCATCAATCGCTCGGGCCAACCCGAGCCGCTCAACTTAGACATGCTGGATCCGGCCGAGTCGCTGGTGTTTTGGCTGGGAGGCTTTCCGGCTCCGTTCGATGCCGAAAAGTATACCGACCGTAAGAGTCTCTTCGGCTTTCATCGCGACCGCGACAATCCGTTCCGGCGCGACTCGCTG
This window harbors:
- a CDS encoding FkbM family methyltransferase; this encodes MWLLRWLPIGVLRWIAALQYRLPLVGPWLGWANQRLLAKEGVIKHGIGAGLRFDARGGNAGYLLGTSEPHEQDALGRYLLPGGVFYEIGANIGFYTTLGARLVGPKGHVVAFEPNPACVAQVKKNAGLNGFANVETVETAVASTTGRTRLYLAAVTGHSTTTPKDPNRDGIEVAVTTIDDFVRTRRPRGPTLVMIDVEGAEIEVLKGMQETLREFRPIVMCEVHWIGDAFLAYCREQIVPLGYTLEPLEGTEFPPSLTRYHAVLVPKGSPAAAAS